The following are from one region of the Sorghum bicolor cultivar BTx623 chromosome 2, Sorghum_bicolor_NCBIv3, whole genome shotgun sequence genome:
- the LOC8073096 gene encoding probable mediator of RNA polymerase II transcription subunit 26b, giving the protein MAPPSRDYWLGFFRGAGDNIFDAIDAAITVAASDHPAALRERRDGIAERLFTALLVTGAAAAGAAGAAAAAGAGQGGAAGGTPVAGAPTPAQLHPEGAASVPSLCSSDRAEAITDDGAPRCDDPVLAETERIKAVLLNDQEKSESELLELLRRLQELDLAFDTLDVTAIGKAVANFRKHSSKQIRNLVRSLIEDWKHTVDVWIARRREAVVDQTPQSMGPSSLEQEDRGAASTHMDEGDLFATPSTTIRLSEENPGSKFSDGMDGDGSVMNNASRDFGQRYPMNQEQVRRPPPMGQRYDPEPYWRQEQSAPRQSRPQELSNGQTKEQFVAEMLARPSNVESGPGRPQARPRQHQDASPAQGRSQSAVSEKPAAQLDANSVRAKLELAKNAKLEATKRKLQEGYQEFDNAKKQRNIQMVDPQNLPKQGNNNRNFQPSGKPRNNSNVNTSNRNWSR; this is encoded by the exons ATGGCGCCGCCGTCGAGGGACTACTGGCTCGGCTTCTTCCGCGGCGCGGGGGACAACATCTTCGACGCCATCGACGCGGCCATCACCGTTGCCGCGTCCGACCACCCGGCCGCCCTCCGGGAGCGCCGCGACGGCATCGCCGAACGCCTCTTCACCGCGCTCCTGGTCaccggcgccgcggcggcgggggcggcgggtgcggcagcggcggcgggggcgggcCAGGGAGGAGCCGCggggggaacccccgtggcTGGGGCGCCCACGCCGGCGCAGCTCCACCCCGAGGGCGCCGCCAGCGTGCCCAGTCTCTGCAGCTCCGACCGCGCCGAGGCCATCACCGACGACGGCGCGCCGCGCTGCGACGATCCTGTCCTCGCCGAGACGGAGCGCATCAAGGCCGTCCTCCTCAACGACCAAGAAAAG TCGGAGTCCGAGTTGCTGGAGCTACTCCGGCGGCTGCAGGAGCTGGACCTCGCGTTTGACACCTTGGAT GTCACTGCGATTGGCAAAGCAGTTGCCAACTTCCGGAAGCACAGCTCCAAGCAGATTCGGAATCTCGTGAGATCGCTCATCGA AGACTGGAAACACACAGTTGACGTGTGGATTGCTCGCCGCAGAGAGGCTGTTGTAG ATCAAACACCTCAGTCCATGGGTCCTTCCAGCTTGGAGCAGGAGGATCGAGGGGCGGCATCCACCCACATGGATGAAGGTGACCTCTTTGCAACTCCAAGCACTACAATTCGGCTGTCCGAG GAAAACCCAGGTTCCAAGTTCTCTGATGGAATGGATGGTGATGGAA GCGTCATGAACAATGCCAGTAGGGATTTTGGCCAGCGGTATCCAATGAACCAAGAACAAGTTAGAAGGCCTCCACCAATGGGCCAGCGCTATGATCCAGAGCCATACTGGAGGCAAGAACAATCTGCCCCGAGGCAGTCTCGGCCACAGGAACTGAGCAACGGGCAGACAAAAGAGCAGTTTGTTgcggagatgcttgctagaccCTCAAATGTCGAGTCAGGACCTGGGAGACCGCAAGCGAGGCCTAGGCAGCATCAGGACGCCTCACCAGCTCAGGGGAGGTCGCAGTCGGCTGTGTCTGAG AAACCTGCGGCTCAACTTGATGCAAATTCTGTCCGAGCAAAGCTAGAACTCGCAAAGAATGCAAAGCTAGAGGCGACCAAGAGAAAGCTTCAGGAAGGCTACCAAGAATTTGATAACG CAAAGAAGCAGAGAAACATACAAATGGTGGATCCACAAAATCTGCCCAAGCAAGGGAACAACAACCGGAATTTCCAGCCTAGTGGCAAGCCAAGGAATAACAGCAACGTCAATACTAGCAACAGGAATTGGTCGAGATGA
- the LOC8072201 gene encoding stomatal closure-related actin-binding protein 1, translated as MTRSSTIDFGRRKQSELFGSGPLRPANIIRNKFPTYKNGSNGIVIKLVDAPEMPSLKEAVAKETTDLLDRCQRLSVRELTMKFEKGFNTATLLSNEAKWRHAALLERDILLKNLKSVLESLRGRVGGKNKDEIEESLSMVDILAVELSKREDELLQQKTEITKIAATLKLASKDAKRIVDEERANARLEIESAKAAVHKIQLALKEQENFYQRTGKQDVDELKEEVQEARRVKMLHCPSKAMDIENEIQVLRDQLSEKSSTSLHLLKELELHRSYEENAMPLCELKGLETLGSMLRIVVQDCAHVDFSNCSIQWFRIQPEGSNQEIISGATKPVYAPEPHDVGRYIQAEIKFGGQISIAKTAGPIDPAPGLVDYVEALVRNPETDYNVVILQVNGIAQAADSLHVLCIGRLRMRLAKEKAVVAKEFYSSSMQLCGVRGGGDAAPQAIFWQPRKDLSFVLAFETTRERNSALMLARRFAIDCNIILTGPGDKTPAHSET; from the exons ATGACTCGATCTTCGACTATCGATTTTGGTCGGAGGAAGCAGAGCGAGCTCTTCGGGTCAGGGCCACTGCGTCCAGCAAACATCATCAGGAATAAGTTCCCTACCTACAAGAATGGTTCAAACGGGATTGTTATCAAATTGGTGGATGCCCCAGAAATGCCATCTCTTAAGGAGGCTGTTGCCAAGGAGACAACTGATTTGCTTGATAGGTGTCAGCGCCTTTCAGTCCGTGAGCTCACCATGAAATTCGAGAAGGGCTTTAACACAGCTACCTTGTTGTCTAATGAG GCTAAATGGAGACATGCGGCTTTATTGGAGCGAGACATCCTTCTAAAGAATCTTAAAAGCGTATTGGAATCATTGAGAGGTCGAGTAGGGGgcaaaaataaagatgaaaTTGAGGAGTCTCTATCTATG GTGGATATTTTAGCAGTTGAGCTATCCAAAAGAGAAGATGAGTTGCTTCAGCAAAAAACAGAGATCACCAAAATTGCAGCCACATTGAAACTG GCTTCTAAAGATGCCAAGAGAattgttgatgaagaaagagctAATGCTCGGTTGGAGATAGAAAGTGCTAAAGCTGCTGTACATAAAATTCAATTAGCACTTAAAGAGCAGGAAAATTTTTATCAAAGAACTGGGAAGCAG GATGTTGATGAACTGAAGGAAGAAGTTCAAGAAGCACGGAGagtgaaaatgctgcattgccCAAGCAAG GCAATGGACATCGAGAACGAGATCCAAGTTCTACGTGACCAACTGTCTGAAAAATCTTCAACTTCTCTTCACCTTTTGAAAGAG TTGGAGCTGCATCGAAGTTACGAGGAAAATGCCATGCCCTTGTGTGAATTAAAGGGTCTAGAAACCTTAGGTTCAATGTTACGCATAGTTGTTCAAGATTGTGCACATGTAGATTTTTCAAATTGTTCAATCCAGTGGTTTCGCATACAACCTGAAGGAAGCAATCAAGAAATTATTTCAG GTGCCACAAAGCCAGTATATGCTCCAGAACCACATGACGTGGGGCGTTACATCCAAGCTGAAATCAAATTCGGTGGTCAAATCTCAATCGCAAAGACTGCTGGTCCAATAGATCCTG CTCCAGGATTGGTTGATTATGTAGAGGCTCTTGTGAGGAATCCTGAAACTGATTATAAT GTAGTTATTCTTCAAGTGAATGGAATTGCTCAGGCTGCAGATTCTTTACATGTTCTTTGTATTGGGAGATTGCGGATGAGGCTTGCTAAAGAAAAGGCAGTCGTTGCGAAGGAGTTCTATTCGTCGTCAATGCAG TTGTGTGGCGTTAGAGGAGGTGGAGACGCTGCTCCCCAAGCGATCTTCTGGCAACCAAGAAAGGATCTCAGCTTTGTGCTGGCCTTTGAAACAACCAGAGAGCGCAACTCGGCACTCATGCTGGCCCGGAGATTCGCGATCGATTGCAAT ATCATCCTTACTGGTCCAGGGGATAAAACTCCAGCGCACTCTGAAACCTGA
- the LOC8073097 gene encoding proteasome subunit alpha type-3, translated as MSSIGTGYDLSVTTFSPDGRVFQVEYATKAVDNSGTVVGIKCKDGIVLGVEKLVASKMMLEGSNRRIHSVHRHSGLAVAGLAADGRQIVSRTKLEAASYEKVYGEAISVKELADRVASYVHLCTLYWWLRPFGCGVILGGYDRDGPQLYMIEPSGVSYKYFGAALGKGRQAAKTEIEKLKLSELTCREGIVEVAKIIYGVHDEAKDKAFELELSWICDESNRQHQKVPNELLEQAKAAAQAALEEMDAD; from the exons ATGAGCAGCATAGGCACAGGCTACGATCTGTCAGTCACCACCTTCTCCCCTGATGGTCGTGTCTTCCAGGTCGAGTATGCCACCAAGGCCGTGGACAACAGCGG GACTGTTGTTGGGATCAAGTGCAAAGATGGCATTGTCCTG GGTGTCGAGAAGCTGGTAGCCTCAAAGATGATGCTGGAAGGGTCAAACCGGAGGATCCATTCAGTGCACCGACACTCTGGCTTG GCTGTTGCTGGTTTAGCAGCAGATGGCAGGCAAATTGTTTCAAGGACCAAATTAGAAGCTGCCAGTTATGAAAA GGTCTATGGAGAAGCCATTTCTGTGAAGGAATTGGCAGATCGTGTGGCAAGTTATGTTCACCTTTGCACACTGTACTGGTGGCTCAG GCCTTTTGGTTGCGGTGTTATTCTTGGAGGTTATGATAGAGATGGGCCACAGCTCTACATGATAGAACCCTCGGGAGTTTCCTAT AAATACTTCGGTGCTGCATTGGGGAAGGGAAGACAGGCTGCAAAGAC TGAGATAGAAAAATTGAAACTTTCAGAGCTTACCTGCCGGGAAGGCATTGTTGAAGTTGCAAAGAT AATTTATGGAGTGCATGATGAAGCGAAGGACAAAGCTTTTGAGTTGGAGTTGAGCTGGATCTGTGATGAATCAAACCGCCAGCATCAGAAG GTCCCAAATGAACTGTTGGAGCAGGCCAAAGCTGCTGCTCAGGCAGCTCTTGAGGAGATGGATGCCGACTAA
- the LOC8073098 gene encoding probable carboxylesterase 18: MAASSSSNTPLRRRRTRTPSLPWTVRIQAAALEVAHRLDGSIRRPLFWLGDLKVKVGASHAQPRSDVLLVRSADITIDASRGLWARVFCPSAAVIADADDDAAPLPIFVYFHGVLFSASSRPYDAFCRRLCRELRAVVVSVNYRLAPEHRFPAAYDDGVAALRYLDETTPIPLPLPPDLLHGAVDLSSCFLVGDSSGANMVHHVAQRWASSMSSATTATSTLPPPPPLRLRLAGAVLIQPFFGGEERTEAELAFDKACRILSVARADHYWREFLPEGATRDHPAARVCGEGVELADTFPPAMVVSGGFDLLKDWHARYVETLRAKGKLVRVVEYPDAVHGFYAFPELADSGKLVEDMKLFVHDHMSGGFD; encoded by the coding sequence ATGGCGGCCAGCAGCAGCTCCAACACCCCCCTGCGCCGGCGCCGCACCCGCACGCCGTCCCTGCCATGGACGGTGCGCATCCAGGCAGCCGCCCTCGAGGTGGCACACCGCCTGGACGGTAGTATCCGGCGCCCCCTGTTCTGGCTCGGCGACCTCAAGGTCAAGGTGGGCGCCAGCCACGCCCAGCCCCGGTCGGATGTACTACTCGTCCGATCCGCTGACATCACCATTGACGCCTCCCGCGGCCTTTGGGCGCGCGTGTTCTGCCCCTCGGCGGCGGTGATCGCTGACGCTGACGATGACGCCGCCCCGCTCCCCATCTTTGTCTACTTCCACGGCGTGCTCTTCTCCGCGTCGTCCCGCCCCTACGACGCCTTCTGCCGCCGTCTCTGTCGTGAGCTCCGGGCCGTCGTCGTGTCCGTCAACTACCGCCTCGCCCCCGAGCATCGTTTCCCGGCAGCCTACGACGATGGCGTCGCCGCACTCCGCTACCTCGACGAGACCACCCCGATCCCACTGCCGCTGCCGCCCGACCTCCTCCACGGCGCCGTCGACCTCTCTAGCTGCTTCCTCGTTGGCGACAGCTCGGGGGCCAACATGGTTCACCACGTCGCCCAGCGTTGGGCGTCGTCCATGTCGtcggcgacgacggcgacgtcgacgttaccaccaccacctcccctgCGCCTCCGCCTGGCCGGCGCCGTCCTCATACAGCCCTTCTTCGGCGGGGAGGAGCGCACCGAGGCCGAGCTGGCCTTCGACAAGGCCTGCCGCATACTGTCGGTGGCTCGAGCGGATCACTACTGGAGGGAGTTCTTGCCTGAGGGAGCCACTCGAGACCACCCGGCGGCGCGCGTCTGCGGGGAGGGCGTTGAGCTGGCGGACACGTTCCCGCCGGCGATGGTGGTGAGCGGCGGCTTCGACCTGCTCAAGGACTGGCACGCCAGGTACGTGGAGACGTTGCGTGCCAAGGGCAAGCTGGTCAGGGTGGTCGAATACCCGGACGCCGTCCATGGCTTCTACGCGTTCCCGGAGCTCGCTGATTCCGGCAAGCTCGTCGAGGACATGAAGTTGTTCGTCCACGATCATATGTCTGGTGGTTTTGACTAG